Proteins encoded within one genomic window of Acomys russatus chromosome 5, mAcoRus1.1, whole genome shotgun sequence:
- the Lrrn4cl gene encoding LRRN4 C-terminal-like protein: MSGGRFSLCQGLPTDPMLGPLSLLCLVAMTTSLVSKAQILTPQDYEEEDDERVTAPSRSVPCNYDHCRHLQVSCKELQKVGPVACMCPGLSREDQQPDPPRLGEVQIVAEKGCAMVHWCAPFSPVSHYWLLLWENKGAPQKTGPLNATIRRAELTGLKPGAAYNLCVVAANDAGESHVPEADGEGSENWAGPSFGPCRRIILPPKPVTLVHAAVGVSTALVLLSCVALLWHFCLRERWGCPRHRQAPPQVSEAL, from the exons ATGTCTGGAGGCAGATTTTCACTGTGTCAAGGCCTACCCACTG ACCCCATGTTGGgccctctttcccttctgtgcCTTGTGGCCATGACAACTTCCTTGGTTTCCAAAGCTCAGATCTTGACCCCGCAAGACTACgaggaagaggatgatgagaGGGTAACCGCACCTTCCCGGTCTGTCCCTTGCAACTATGACCATTGCCGCCACCTGCAGGTGTCCTGTAAGGAGCTGCAGAAGGTTGGGCCAGTGGCTTGCATGTGCCCAGGGCTCTCCAGGGAAGATCAGCAGCCAGACCCCCCGAGGCTGGGAGAAGTACAAATTGTGGCTGAGAAAGGCTGTGCCATGGTCCACTGGTGTGCTCCCTTCTCGCCAGTCAGCCACTACTGGCTTCTGCTTTGGGAGAACAAAGGGGCTCCACAGAAGACTGGTCCCCTCAATGCTACAATTCGAAGGGCAGAGCTGACAGGACTGAAGCCTGGGGCTGCTTACAACCTTTGTGTGGTGGCTGCTAATGACGCTGGTGAGAGCCATGTTCCTGAGGCAGATGGTGAGGGTTCGGAGAACTGGGCTGGCCCTTCCTTTGGGCCCTGTCGCAGGATTATCCTGCCGCCTAAGCCTGTTACCCTGGTCCACGCAGCCGTGGGAGTGAGCACAGCCCTGGTTCTGCTGAGCTGTGTGGCCCTGCTCTGGCATTTCTGTCTTCGTGAGCGATGGGGTTGCCCCCGCCACCGGCAAGCACCGCCCCAAGTTTCAGAAGCTCTCTGA